The Echinicola rosea genome has a segment encoding these proteins:
- a CDS encoding TM2 domain-containing protein produces the protein MANVLKHLPELEGMELGYIQGILKNMDDEQAGLFAQVYRARRKDNQMVLILALLGFFGFAGLHRFVLGQIGLGILYFFTLGLCWIGTIVDLVNYKSLAYEYNIKVAHETLSMMSYSAENFTNNNDNKTKTDEA, from the coding sequence ATGGCTAATGTATTAAAACACCTTCCAGAATTGGAGGGGATGGAATTGGGATATATCCAAGGGATTCTTAAAAACATGGATGATGAGCAAGCAGGGCTTTTTGCACAAGTTTACCGTGCCCGAAGGAAAGACAACCAAATGGTGCTGATCTTGGCATTGTTGGGATTCTTTGGCTTTGCCGGTCTGCACCGATTTGTTTTGGGACAGATTGGGCTTGGTATCCTGTATTTCTTTACGCTGGGACTTTGTTGGATAGGTACCATCGTGGATTTGGTCAACTATAAAAGCCTGGCTTACGAATACAATATTAAAGTGGCACATGAGACACTTTCTATGATGTCCTACAGCGCTGAAAATTTTACCAACAATAATGATAACAAAACCAAAACTGATGAAGCTTAA
- a CDS encoding DUF2752 domain-containing protein, which produces MASFSCFDRQMDSIRKIQAKLPFELLCWISALVGIMFIDPHSAHHFTLCPLSLAGIDWCPGCGLGRSMKLFAIGEFKASFQMHPLGAFAWVIIPYRIFDIIKQLKTRLNYG; this is translated from the coding sequence ATGGCATCCTTTTCGTGTTTTGATAGGCAAATGGATTCAATAAGGAAAATACAAGCAAAATTACCATTTGAACTCCTATGCTGGATTTCAGCCTTAGTAGGGATTATGTTTATCGATCCGCATTCGGCGCATCATTTCACCCTCTGTCCGCTGAGCTTGGCAGGGATCGATTGGTGTCCGGGCTGTGGACTCGGAAGAAGTATGAAGTTATTTGCAATAGGTGAATTCAAGGCTTCTTTTCAGATGCATCCGTTGGGGGCTTTTGCTTGGGTAATTATTCCTTACCGAATATTTGATATTATAAAACAACTAAAAACTAGACTTAATTATGGCTAA
- a CDS encoding TolB family protein produces MKTIKYTTCLTIFLLISFFAKAQSSSDLIVLETKKLFGNYSIIPGSAQKLTDREGYDNQPSFINNDQVAFSSIDEDGNSDIIVYSFDTEEFMNMTRTATKSEFSPRLTDCGKYISAVTVEEDSAQRLWLYPINFGEPELLYDDIEPVAYYAWYNNIAAMSLLGDPNKLVYPYSRENVAELAENIGNCIQKRPKTSEITYIDKGTSVVLNGKETFELKSYDLEEKISGNHGVALGQSDDFAWVDKNTLIMAKGQELYIKKINKSMEWEKIAVVSMPDYGAISRLAASPRGDKLVLVMERK; encoded by the coding sequence ATGAAAACAATAAAATATACCACTTGCCTCACTATTTTTTTACTTATCAGTTTTTTTGCCAAGGCACAATCATCAAGTGATTTGATCGTATTGGAAACAAAAAAGCTATTTGGCAATTATAGCATCATACCCGGAAGCGCCCAAAAACTTACCGACCGTGAAGGCTATGATAATCAACCCTCCTTTATCAACAACGACCAAGTAGCATTTTCTTCGATCGATGAGGATGGCAATAGTGACATTATTGTTTACAGCTTCGATACAGAAGAGTTTATGAATATGACGCGAACAGCAACCAAAAGCGAGTTTTCGCCGCGTTTGACAGATTGTGGGAAATACATTTCGGCAGTCACCGTCGAAGAGGATAGTGCCCAGCGTCTGTGGCTTTATCCCATCAACTTCGGTGAGCCGGAATTGCTCTATGACGACATTGAGCCGGTCGCGTATTATGCTTGGTACAATAATATCGCCGCCATGTCTCTTCTGGGTGATCCCAACAAGCTCGTGTATCCCTACAGCCGCGAAAATGTGGCCGAGTTGGCTGAAAATATTGGAAATTGTATCCAAAAAAGGCCTAAAACCAGCGAAATCACCTATATCGACAAAGGCACCAGTGTGGTGCTTAACGGAAAGGAAACGTTTGAACTAAAGTCCTATGACTTGGAAGAAAAAATTTCCGGCAACCACGGTGTGGCTTTAGGACAAAGCGATGATTTTGCTTGGGTCGATAAAAACACCCTGATCATGGCCAAAGGACAAGAATTGTACATCAAAAAAATCAACAAAAGCATGGAATGGGAAAAAATCGCTGTGGTTTCCATGCCTGATTATGGCGCCATCAGCCGTCTAGCTGCCAGCCCTCGAGGGGACAAACTGGTCTTGGTAATGGAACGTAAATAG
- a CDS encoding GSCFA domain-containing protein produces MSTFRSELIIEENPTKINKEAKIMSLGSGFSSMMAQNLRQYGLDVTSNPFGRIYNPISLFHHIELLGKHAELNTSLLTEYEGNWNHFQYNFLRRQSSDEELMRNIKEQVGAMQENFKKQEFLMINLGTAYVFRHLKSKQVVANCHKAPQEMFEKELLTPDKILEAFRHIYPQLNHIKNIIFVLSPVMHTKDTITLNCVSKSVLRVAIHQIVNEFPEVKYFPAYELQISDLRDYRFYERDLLQPNNLAIEYITAKFNEAYFDSKLLESSQKMDSIIQTINSLPYNPQSRDYVFEVNQAINKLKQLDNYLDPKMAVAELEGRLKRD; encoded by the coding sequence ATGAGCACCTTTAGAAGTGAACTTATCATAGAAGAAAATCCAACCAAAATCAATAAGGAAGCAAAAATCATGTCATTAGGATCTGGTTTTTCGTCCATGATGGCCCAAAACCTCAGGCAATATGGATTGGACGTTACCAGCAATCCCTTTGGGCGGATTTACAATCCTATCAGTCTCTTTCACCACATCGAATTGCTGGGAAAGCATGCAGAATTGAACACATCCTTGCTGACGGAATATGAAGGTAACTGGAACCACTTTCAGTATAATTTTCTCAGAAGGCAATCTTCAGATGAAGAGCTGATGAGGAATATTAAAGAGCAGGTGGGGGCAATGCAAGAGAATTTTAAGAAACAGGAGTTTTTGATGATCAACTTGGGAACGGCGTATGTGTTCCGACATCTTAAATCGAAACAGGTTGTGGCCAATTGTCACAAGGCACCACAGGAGATGTTTGAAAAAGAACTTCTCACACCTGATAAAATTTTAGAAGCTTTTAGGCATATTTATCCCCAGCTTAACCATATCAAAAATATCATTTTTGTGCTCAGTCCTGTGATGCATACCAAAGACACGATCACGCTTAATTGTGTCAGCAAATCGGTGCTGAGGGTAGCCATCCATCAGATCGTCAACGAATTTCCCGAAGTGAAATATTTCCCGGCGTATGAATTACAAATCAGTGATTTGCGGGATTATCGGTTCTATGAGCGGGACTTGCTACAGCCAAATAACTTGGCTATCGAGTATATAACTGCCAAATTTAACGAAGCCTATTTCGATTCCAAGCTTTTGGAGTCTTCTCAAAAAATGGATTCCATTATACAGACGATCAATAGTTTGCCTTACAATCCGCAGAGTAGGGACTATGTTTTTGAGGTCAACCAAGCGATCAATAAGCTGAAACAATTGGACAATTACCTCGATCCGAAAATGGCCGTAGCAGAATTAGAGGGCAGATTAAAAAGAGATTGA
- the tyrS gene encoding tyrosine--tRNA ligase, with amino-acid sequence MNNFIEELRWRGMVQDMTPELEDHLNKGITSAYLGFDPTADSLHIGHLVGVMTLLHFQRSGHKPIALVGGATGMIGDPSFKSAERNLLDKETLDKNISGIQKQLGKFLNFEDEQANKAELVNNYDWMAEFSFLEFIRDVGKHITVNYMMAKDSVKRRLEEGNGLSFTEFTYQLIQGYDFYHLWKNKNCTMQLGGSDQWGNIVTGTELIRRKEGGSAFALTVPLITKADGSKFGKTEGGSVWLDPEKTSPYAFYQFWLNVSDEDASKYIRIFTTLDKATIEGLEKDHVDAPHLRILQKEIAKEITIMVHSKEDYEMAVKASSILFGKSSTEDLAALDERTFLQVFEGVPQVELTKKEFEEIGGVLDLLGEKGQGVIFNSKGEARKMIQGGGVSINKTKLSDPQGTTEGLELLQGKYLLVQKGKKNYFIIKIIH; translated from the coding sequence ATGAACAATTTTATTGAAGAGCTGCGTTGGCGGGGAATGGTCCAGGACATGACTCCGGAATTGGAAGATCACCTTAACAAAGGCATTACCTCAGCCTATTTGGGTTTTGATCCCACCGCAGATTCTTTGCATATAGGACATTTGGTGGGTGTGATGACCCTGCTTCACTTCCAGCGTTCCGGCCATAAGCCTATCGCACTGGTGGGAGGAGCCACCGGGATGATCGGAGATCCTTCCTTCAAATCCGCAGAGCGAAATCTCTTGGATAAAGAAACATTGGATAAAAACATCTCCGGTATCCAAAAACAGTTGGGCAAATTCCTCAACTTTGAAGATGAGCAAGCCAACAAGGCTGAATTGGTGAACAATTACGATTGGATGGCAGAATTTTCCTTTTTGGAATTCATCCGAGATGTAGGCAAACACATCACCGTAAACTACATGATGGCCAAAGACAGTGTAAAGCGGAGGCTTGAGGAAGGTAATGGGCTGTCGTTTACGGAGTTCACTTATCAGCTTATCCAGGGATACGACTTTTACCATTTATGGAAAAATAAAAACTGCACCATGCAGCTGGGAGGGTCAGATCAGTGGGGAAATATCGTCACCGGAACAGAACTCATCAGAAGAAAAGAAGGCGGAAGTGCCTTTGCCCTCACTGTTCCTTTGATCACTAAGGCAGATGGTTCCAAATTCGGTAAGACTGAAGGCGGCAGTGTTTGGCTTGATCCGGAAAAAACTTCTCCGTATGCCTTTTACCAATTTTGGTTGAATGTTTCGGATGAGGATGCTTCCAAGTACATACGCATTTTCACCACTTTGGACAAAGCTACTATTGAAGGGCTGGAAAAAGATCATGTAGATGCACCCCACCTGAGAATTCTTCAAAAGGAAATTGCCAAGGAAATCACCATCATGGTCCACTCCAAGGAAGATTATGAAATGGCTGTCAAGGCTTCTTCCATTCTTTTTGGAAAATCATCCACCGAAGATCTCGCAGCCTTGGATGAACGGACATTTCTTCAGGTATTTGAAGGAGTGCCCCAAGTGGAACTGACCAAAAAGGAGTTTGAAGAAATTGGCGGTGTCCTCGACCTGCTAGGAGAAAAAGGCCAGGGTGTCATCTTTAATTCCAAAGGTGAAGCCCGTAAAATGATCCAAGGAGGTGGTGTAAGCATCAATAAAACCAAACTATCTGATCCACAAGGCACTACAGAAGGACTGGAGCTGCTCCAAGGAAAATACCTTCTCGTTCAGAAAGGAAAAAAGAATTACTTTATCATTAAGATAATTCACTAA
- a CDS encoding TetR/AcrR family transcriptional regulator produces the protein MGVYERQKKEKEILEGAISLFASKGYHSTKMDEVAKQAKMSKGLIYFYYKNKEDLYMAVTKKAYEQLKEIFRDTQKTKGKSGIDLITLLIDQFIQLTTENKMYQEAILNFMGLMAQYNDPEKRKLMDPQILDSPNFNELLEIHHDPAKIGIQLISHGVRDGSMRPDLQPEITFYTIWTMMIGYERLMGPIEYEKKEVKISQENWKNGFIKLIHEMLKGTVQAQRPTAVQGSLF, from the coding sequence ATGGGAGTTTACGAAAGACAAAAAAAGGAAAAAGAGATTCTGGAGGGTGCCATCAGTCTATTTGCCTCCAAAGGCTACCACAGCACCAAAATGGATGAAGTAGCCAAACAAGCCAAAATGAGTAAGGGGCTGATTTATTTTTATTATAAAAACAAGGAAGACCTTTACATGGCGGTGACCAAAAAAGCTTATGAGCAATTAAAGGAAATCTTCAGAGATACTCAAAAGACCAAGGGTAAATCTGGGATCGACCTGATCACCCTATTAATTGATCAGTTTATCCAATTGACCACCGAAAACAAAATGTACCAAGAAGCCATTTTGAACTTTATGGGACTAATGGCACAGTACAACGATCCAGAGAAAAGGAAGTTAATGGATCCCCAAATTCTCGACAGCCCAAATTTCAATGAACTGCTGGAAATCCATCATGATCCTGCAAAAATCGGAATTCAACTGATTTCCCACGGGGTACGAGATGGCTCAATGCGGCCTGACTTGCAGCCAGAAATTACCTTTTATACGATCTGGACGATGATGATAGGCTATGAACGCCTGATGGGGCCAATAGAGTATGAGAAAAAAGAGGTAAAGATCAGTCAGGAAAACTGGAAAAACGGTTTTATCAAACTGATCCATGAAATGCTAAAAGGCACCGTACAGGCACAACGTCCCACAGCGGTGCAAGGCAGTTTGTTCTAG
- a CDS encoding SDR family NAD(P)-dependent oxidoreductase → MDLSSLFSLNNKVALITGASKGIGLSIAEFFAAAGAKVVICSRHQEKLDEIAKKLYDKGYDIMGIACNVGHPDELANLVEQTISAYGQIDILVNNAGTNPYFGPVQETSLELFDKIMDVNVKAPFELSKLCLPHLRKSSQASIINISSIGALSPEPQLGIYSVSKSALHSLTKVCAKEWGQQKIRVNAICPGIIKTDFSKALWDNDQIMEIIMKRLAIKRLGKTEEIAALALFLASPAASYISGSIFTVDGGFTS, encoded by the coding sequence ATGGACCTATCATCGTTGTTTTCCCTAAACAATAAAGTAGCGCTCATTACTGGCGCAAGTAAGGGAATTGGCTTAAGTATAGCTGAATTTTTTGCCGCTGCTGGAGCAAAAGTAGTCATCTGCAGCAGACACCAAGAGAAATTGGATGAAATTGCTAAAAAGTTGTATGATAAAGGCTATGATATCATGGGAATAGCCTGCAATGTCGGCCACCCTGATGAATTGGCAAATTTGGTGGAGCAAACCATCAGCGCATATGGGCAAATAGATATCTTGGTAAACAATGCCGGAACCAACCCCTATTTCGGCCCTGTGCAGGAAACTTCCTTGGAGCTTTTTGATAAAATCATGGATGTAAACGTAAAAGCACCCTTTGAGCTATCCAAATTATGCCTTCCCCATCTAAGGAAATCTTCGCAGGCATCTATTATCAACATCAGCTCCATCGGTGCACTTTCTCCAGAACCTCAACTGGGCATTTACAGTGTTAGCAAATCTGCTCTCCACTCCCTGACAAAGGTGTGCGCCAAGGAATGGGGGCAACAAAAGATTCGTGTCAATGCTATCTGTCCCGGAATCATCAAAACGGATTTTAGCAAAGCACTTTGGGACAACGACCAAATTATGGAAATCATCATGAAAAGACTTGCCATCAAGCGTTTGGGAAAAACGGAAGAAATAGCGGCCTTGGCACTTTTCCTGGCTTCTCCTGCTGCTAGTTACATCTCAGGAAGTATCTTTACGGTGGATGGAGGATTTACCAGTTAG
- a CDS encoding YihY/virulence factor BrkB family protein has product MIKKLRKFTIFTILIDSVKAFGQSDSMTFAASIAFYTIFSMPALLVIVLNIGATFYNKGEVRDELLTQISDLSGMEMATMLDEIIYNAALDVDGFWARIIAIAVLLFSATTVFVSLQNSINHIWHIKPKPEKGLIKFIVNRLLSFSMVASIGFVLLISLVIDTAIVIFFNELSTLFDGLSSYLAAITNFVITQAMMVLIFGLMYKILPDAQVKWRSVWLGAVSTMVLFALGKYLIGFYLGNSDIGSAYGAAGSLVIFLVWVYYSVIIFLYGAQITYYIAENTGKGIRPVKNAVKIELKEIGNSDEAD; this is encoded by the coding sequence ATGATAAAGAAGCTTAGAAAATTTACCATTTTTACGATATTAATTGATAGTGTTAAGGCATTTGGGCAGAGTGATTCCATGACATTTGCAGCAAGTATAGCCTTTTATACGATCTTTAGTATGCCGGCTTTATTGGTTATAGTGCTAAATATTGGCGCTACTTTTTATAATAAAGGCGAAGTCAGGGATGAGCTGCTGACACAAATATCCGATCTCAGCGGCATGGAAATGGCCACGATGCTGGATGAAATCATCTATAATGCTGCTTTGGATGTGGATGGTTTTTGGGCCAGGATCATTGCCATAGCGGTGTTGCTGTTCAGTGCCACTACGGTTTTCGTGAGTTTACAAAATAGCATCAATCACATTTGGCACATTAAGCCGAAGCCAGAAAAAGGATTGATTAAGTTTATCGTCAACCGTCTGCTAAGCTTTTCGATGGTAGCTTCCATCGGGTTTGTGCTATTGATTTCATTGGTGATTGATACAGCCATTGTGATCTTTTTCAATGAGCTATCCACGTTATTTGATGGACTCTCCAGCTATTTGGCTGCTATTACCAATTTTGTCATTACACAGGCCATGATGGTCTTGATATTTGGACTCATGTATAAGATATTGCCCGACGCCCAGGTGAAGTGGCGGTCAGTGTGGTTAGGTGCTGTATCTACGATGGTGCTTTTTGCCTTGGGTAAATACCTGATCGGGTTTTACTTGGGCAATAGTGATATAGGAAGTGCCTATGGTGCTGCCGGTTCGTTGGTGATCTTTTTGGTTTGGGTATATTATTCGGTGATTATTTTTCTTTATGGAGCACAGATTACCTATTATATCGCCGAAAATACAGGAAAGGGCATCCGCCCAGTGAAGAATGCCGTGAAAATCGAACTAAAGGAAATTGGTAATTCGGATGAAGCGGACTAA
- a CDS encoding 1-acyl-sn-glycerol-3-phosphate acyltransferase, with protein MMKLLARFVFWLTGWKVKGNFPKGLKKAVMVAIPHTSNWDLLYSRAAFYILDVPVRFTIKKEVMVGPLGWFIRGLGGMSIDRKKIAGKRKQTYTEAMVDLIKNSDELVMMVTPEGTRSYAKRWKTGFYHVAEGAGVPIVIGFLDYKKKHAGIGPVIYPNGDLEGQMEDIKSFGRTVTGKYPEQGIL; from the coding sequence ATGATGAAGTTATTGGCTCGGTTTGTCTTTTGGCTGACCGGATGGAAAGTGAAGGGAAATTTTCCCAAGGGTTTAAAGAAAGCCGTCATGGTGGCGATTCCGCATACCAGTAATTGGGATTTGCTGTATTCCCGTGCGGCCTTTTATATTCTGGATGTGCCCGTAAGGTTTACGATCAAAAAGGAAGTGATGGTGGGGCCTTTGGGGTGGTTTATCCGTGGTCTTGGAGGGATGTCCATCGATAGGAAAAAGATAGCCGGAAAGCGCAAGCAAACCTATACGGAAGCCATGGTGGACCTGATCAAAAACAGTGATGAGCTCGTCATGATGGTGACTCCAGAAGGAACCAGGAGTTATGCGAAGCGTTGGAAAACGGGCTTCTATCATGTAGCGGAAGGGGCAGGCGTACCGATTGTCATTGGATTTTTAGACTATAAAAAGAAACATGCTGGAATAGGTCCTGTCATTTATCCCAATGGTGACCTGGAAGGACAAATGGAAGATATCAAATCTTTTGGTCGGACGGTGACAGGCAAGTACCCTGAGCAAGGGATTTTGTGA
- a CDS encoding patatin-like phospholipase family protein translates to MNSNRNIGIALSGGGVRGIAHLGILKALEEIGIKPNRVSGTSAGAIVGALYCQGLKPDEILDIIINTNYFKFMRPAISWTGILKMDSLEQLFEVHLPENTFESLQIPLNITATEISRGKVVYFSQGELIKPLMASCCIPGIFDPVQIDGKFYIDGGALNNLPVEPLEGRCEDIIGVNCNHLHEEDNVPNMKRLIERTVIMSMNYNVYTRKNKCDFFIEPQGLARYGVFDIKKAADIFAAGYESAQRFITYNEGLIKLGEVNQ, encoded by the coding sequence GTGAACTCTAATCGGAATATCGGCATAGCACTTTCTGGAGGTGGTGTAAGGGGAATTGCCCACCTTGGTATTTTGAAGGCATTGGAAGAAATAGGCATCAAGCCCAATCGCGTGTCGGGGACCAGTGCGGGAGCAATTGTGGGTGCACTCTATTGCCAAGGATTAAAACCAGATGAGATTCTTGATATTATCATCAATACCAATTATTTCAAATTTATGAGACCGGCCATCAGCTGGACGGGAATTCTTAAAATGGATTCCCTAGAGCAGCTTTTTGAAGTGCATTTGCCTGAAAATACGTTTGAAAGTCTCCAGATTCCCTTAAACATCACGGCAACCGAAATCAGTAGGGGAAAAGTCGTGTATTTTTCCCAAGGGGAATTGATCAAGCCGCTGATGGCTTCTTGCTGTATTCCGGGGATATTTGACCCTGTGCAGATCGACGGGAAGTTCTATATTGACGGTGGAGCATTGAACAATCTGCCTGTAGAGCCCCTCGAAGGTCGCTGTGAGGATATCATTGGGGTAAACTGTAACCACCTTCACGAAGAAGACAATGTCCCAAATATGAAGCGGTTGATCGAGCGAACTGTGATCATGTCCATGAACTATAATGTCTATACACGTAAAAATAAGTGTGACTTTTTTATCGAACCACAGGGACTAGCCCGTTATGGAGTTTTTGATATCAAAAAAGCAGCAGATATCTTTGCAGCGGGATATGAATCTGCCCAGCGTTTTATTACCTATAATGAAGGATTGATAAAGTTGGGGGAAGTAAATCAATAA
- a CDS encoding MBL fold metallo-hydrolase, producing MKLHVINTGFFKLDGGAMFGVVPKTLWQRTNPADENNMCTWAMRCLLVEEGDRLVLIDNGIGDKQSEKFFSHYYLHGNDSLEGSLKKVGFQLDDVTDNFLTHLHFDHCGGGVRYKAGTDQLEMTFKNAQYWSNEDHWTWATQPNAREKASFLTENLLPMQESGQLNFLDLEQGELFSGFSFFTADGHTDKQMIPRIQYKGKTIIFAADLLPSVGHIPLPYVMGYDTRPLLTLEEKRLFLEEAATNKYILFLEHDPVHECCTVKMTEKGVRLDKTFSLSEL from the coding sequence ATGAAACTTCATGTGATCAATACCGGCTTTTTTAAATTGGATGGTGGAGCCATGTTCGGAGTGGTTCCCAAGACACTGTGGCAACGAACCAATCCTGCTGATGAAAACAATATGTGTACTTGGGCGATGAGGTGCTTGCTCGTGGAGGAAGGAGACCGATTGGTTCTGATCGATAATGGTATTGGAGACAAGCAAAGTGAGAAATTCTTTTCCCATTATTATTTACATGGAAATGACAGCCTTGAAGGATCGTTGAAGAAGGTAGGGTTTCAGCTGGATGATGTGACGGATAATTTTTTGACTCACTTACATTTTGATCATTGTGGTGGAGGGGTACGGTACAAAGCAGGAACCGATCAGCTAGAAATGACCTTTAAGAATGCCCAGTACTGGAGCAATGAGGACCACTGGACCTGGGCCACGCAGCCCAATGCCCGGGAAAAAGCTTCTTTCCTGACGGAGAACCTTCTCCCTATGCAAGAAAGTGGTCAATTGAATTTCCTTGATTTGGAGCAGGGAGAATTATTTTCAGGATTTAGCTTTTTTACCGCAGATGGCCATACCGACAAACAGATGATCCCAAGAATCCAATACAAGGGAAAAACCATTATCTTTGCAGCGGATTTGCTTCCTTCGGTTGGCCATATCCCACTGCCATATGTTATGGGATATGATACGAGACCATTACTGACGTTGGAAGAAAAGCGGTTGTTTCTGGAGGAAGCCGCAACAAATAAATATATCCTTTTTCTGGAGCATGACCCTGTCCACGAATGCTGTACAGTGAAAATGACCGAAAAGGGCGTAAGGCTAGACAAAACATTTTCATTGAGTGAACTCTAA
- a CDS encoding acetyl-CoA carboxylase carboxyltransferase subunit alpha, with amino-acid sequence MVLEFEKPIADLELKLQEMKELAKGKQIDLSADIESLEEKIQTLKKETFQNLTRWQRVQLSRHADRPYSLDYIYEITNDFIELHGDRTVKDDKAMIGGLGDVDGRSVMFIGQQKGRNTKQRQERNFGMANPEGYRKALRLMKMAEKFGKPIVTLIDTPGAFPGLEAEERGQGEAIARNIRDMFMLKVPVICIIIGEGASGGALGIAIGDKVMMLENSWYSVISPENCSTILWRSWDYKEQAAEALKLTASDMLGNKLVDAIIPEPLGGAHKDMKAMAVNLKAAITKALKELDKIKPEKRIEERINKFSAMGVVKE; translated from the coding sequence ATGGTCTTAGAATTTGAAAAGCCGATTGCTGATTTAGAGCTTAAACTTCAAGAAATGAAGGAATTGGCTAAAGGCAAGCAAATCGATTTGTCAGCCGATATTGAGTCATTGGAGGAAAAAATACAAACTTTGAAAAAAGAAACATTCCAAAATTTAACCAGATGGCAACGCGTACAGTTGTCCAGGCACGCAGATCGGCCTTATTCATTAGATTACATTTATGAAATTACCAATGATTTCATTGAGCTTCATGGTGATCGCACTGTAAAAGACGACAAGGCGATGATTGGTGGTCTTGGAGATGTCGATGGCAGATCAGTGATGTTTATAGGCCAACAAAAAGGAAGGAATACCAAACAGCGCCAAGAGCGTAATTTCGGTATGGCTAATCCGGAAGGATACAGAAAGGCCCTTCGGTTAATGAAAATGGCGGAGAAATTTGGCAAGCCTATCGTGACCTTGATCGATACTCCAGGAGCATTTCCGGGCCTGGAGGCAGAGGAAAGGGGGCAAGGAGAAGCCATTGCCCGCAATATTCGGGATATGTTCATGCTGAAGGTTCCCGTGATTTGTATAATTATCGGTGAAGGAGCATCCGGTGGTGCGTTGGGCATTGCCATTGGTGATAAGGTGATGATGCTGGAAAACTCTTGGTATTCGGTGATTTCTCCAGAAAACTGTTCTACCATCCTTTGGAGAAGTTGGGACTATAAGGAGCAGGCCGCAGAAGCGCTGAAGCTTACCGCTTCGGATATGCTTGGCAATAAGCTGGTGGATGCGATCATACCTGAACCCCTTGGTGGTGCGCATAAGGATATGAAAGCCATGGCAGTAAACCTTAAGGCCGCCATTACCAAAGCGTTAAAAGAACTCGACAAAATCAAGCCTGAAAAGAGAATAGAAGAACGTATCAATAAGTTCTCGGCCATGGGCGTGGTAAAGGAATAA
- a CDS encoding DUF502 domain-containing protein: MMNFINKTLKGGVFFLIPLILSYVLLGKVVNIIHPLAFKISQSLHEDQEKILDFSYVMAIILVIFLCFILGLVASSSVGVSFVTWIENNILTMFPAYRLMKSTFQSAAGIRENKDLPVVLVPMDGLVLGFLVDELPEGDKLVFVPGSPDPWSGNLIIYKASQVKPTSMTQPEALRILKQTGIGETDKFIKSIYQNKVK; encoded by the coding sequence ATGATGAATTTTATCAATAAAACGCTAAAAGGCGGGGTGTTTTTTTTGATTCCGCTGATATTAAGCTATGTGCTTTTAGGAAAAGTGGTCAATATTATTCATCCTTTGGCATTCAAGATTTCCCAGTCACTGCACGAAGATCAGGAAAAGATTCTTGATTTCAGTTATGTGATGGCCATCATTTTGGTGATATTCCTTTGTTTTATATTAGGACTTGTTGCCTCATCTTCGGTGGGAGTGTCGTTTGTTACTTGGATTGAAAACAATATTCTTACCATGTTTCCCGCATACCGCTTGATGAAAAGTACCTTTCAGTCTGCAGCAGGGATCCGTGAAAACAAAGACCTTCCTGTGGTATTGGTGCCGATGGATGGCTTGGTTTTGGGATTTTTGGTGGATGAGCTTCCTGAGGGGGATAAATTGGTATTTGTCCCGGGGTCACCAGATCCGTGGTCAGGGAACTTGATCATCTACAAAGCCTCGCAAGTAAAGCCTACCAGTATGACCCAACCGGAAGCATTAAGGATCCTGAAGCAGACGGGAATTGGTGAAACCGACAAGTTTATTAAGAGTATTTACCAGAACAAAGTAAAATAA